CGCGGGTGATACCTGGTTCACCAACCGCAAATATCCCCAGCGTGAGGTTGATCTGCGCGGCAGCGGCAAGAATTACACCATCAGAAGAAGCAGTGATCATGAACTGATCGGCGAAATCGATGAGCATCGTTGCTTCAAGGAGTGTCATCCCGGCGCCGTATATCTTCACATGGGTGTCACCTGGCTGGTTGAGCGCCTTGATCTTGACGCCCGCCTGATTCTGGTTCGGCAGGCACGGCTCAACTATTTCACCCGGGCGATGTCAACCAAGGAAACGGAAATTCTCGATGTGCATGAGAATGTGCAACTGGGCAATATCAGGGCATCCCTTGGTTTCCTGCGAGTCACCGATCAGGTCACCGGTTTCCAGCGGAAACTGCTCCGGGGCCAGAAGACCATCGGCACTGAATATCTTGATTTGCCTCCCCAGGTTTTTGAAACGGAAGGCCTGTGGTTCGAGGTGCCGCTTTCACTGCAGCACAAGCTGGAAAAGCGGGAGATGCACTTCATGGGCGGCATTCACGCCGTGGAGCACGCCGCCATCGGGGTTTTTCCTCTGCTGGTGCTGTGCGACCGTAATGACGTGGGCGGTATTTCCTACCCCTTTCACCCCCAGCTGCAGGTTTCGGCAATATTCATCTATGATGGGTATGCCGGCGGGGTGGGACTGGCCCGCCAGGTTTTTCAACGCATCAGGGAGCTGCTGCAGGTGAGCCGTAAGACAATCATCGATTGTTCCTGCCAGGCCGGATGCCCGAGCTGTGTTCATTCACCGAAATGCGGTTCCGGCAACAGGCCGATTGACAAGGCGGCAGCTCTTGCGGTGCTGGACGGCCTGCTGGAAGAATCGGTTGTCGCAGGACATGCCGCTGCTTTCGTGGATCAAAAGGAGAAAAACAGGAAGATGGTCGTGCCGGCATCGACCGGGATCAGGCGTGAGCTGCCCAGGCGATACGGGGTTTTTGATGTGGAGACCAAGCGTTCGGCCGACGAAGTGGGGGGCTGGCACCGGGCGGAGAAGATGGGGGTCAGCGTGGCCGTGGTTTATGACGGAGAAAAGGGTGATTTTTTTGTCTACCGCGAGGAGCAGATGGCTGAGCTGATCGCGCATTTGCGCGGGCTTGATCTGGTGGTGGGATTTAACAACAAACGTTTTGACTACCGCGTCCTGTCTGCCTACACGGACTTTGACCTTGCTCGGCTTCCCTCCCTGGACATCCTTGAAGAGGTGAAAAACAGGCTCGGTTACCGGCTCAGTCTGGAGCGTCTGGCGGAAAAAACCCTGGGCATCAAAAAAAGCGGCAGCGGGTTGCTGGCCCTGCAGTGGTATAAGGAGGGCCGCTTTGACAAGATAATCGACTATTGCCGCAAGGATGTCGAGATCACCCGAGATCTGCTGCTTTTCGGTGTCTGCAGCGGATACCTGCTTTTTCAGAACAAGGCCGGCCACACGGTGCGCTGCCCGGTAGAGTTTGGCTGTGCGGTTGCAAATGGATAATTGACAATGAATGCGGAAACAACAACTTTCCGCCAATTATCAATTATCAATTATCAATTATCCATTGCTCATTCTCAAGTGCCGTTTACGGCCAGACCAGTGATTTGTGGATCCAGCCCGTGGTGCCGTCGGTATGACTGACCTGCAGCCATTCGCCTTCGGTTTTGGTGGGGGCAAAGACGACGCCGTAGAGGGCCGAGGCGACGACTTCATAGTTTTCGCCGGGGCCTACCCGGATGTTGGCTTTTTTTACCTTGATGATAACGGTTTTTTTGTCGCTCAAGAGTGAATCGAAAATCCAGCCGCTATCGCCTTCAAAATCTTCGATTTTTGCCCATTTGTCCTTGCGCTGCAAGACTTTGAGTGGAAAATCCTTGAAAACTTCCCAGTACACCTCTTCGTTGGTGCCGGGACCGGAACGGATATTGGCACCGTCCTTGTTTACGCTGACATATTCAGCGGCGGATACCGGTGCTGCAAGGAAAAAGGAAAACAAGGATATCCCGAGGCATGTGGCAAGGTGCCTGAATATTGTCTTTTTTGTTTTTTTCATCAGTTTGAATCTCCAAAA
The Desulfobulbaceae bacterium DB1 genome window above contains:
- a CDS encoding DEAD/DEAH box helicase gives rise to the protein MHNRSGTVDEYITSLKASPRFGPQVVHHERIAASAASHSVLAPAFAAPLRKALIELGIEALYSHQVQAMEKIRQGRDILVATPTASGKSLIFNLPVCEKILENAATTALYLFPLKALAQDQLRSVQELIRSMQLEKPMSAAVYDGDTSVYRRGRMRENPPNILISNPDMLHLSMLPYHGSWSSFWKNLRFVVLDEAHTYRGVFGSHVAWVIRRLQRICRLHGADPRFLLFSATVGNPETLGNDLLGRPVELIGTTGAPRGNQHFILFDPLEGAASTASQMLEAALKRGLRAIVYTQSRKMTELVAGWTQSRLGPLRQKLAAYRAGFLPEDRREIEARLADGELLGVVSTSALELGIDIGNLDICILVGYPGSIMSTWQRGGRVGRRQRDSLVLLLAQEDALDQYFMRHPRDFFERPVEDAVLNPFNQVIMRRHLVCAAAEVPLSRNEPLLAVAQCLREAEDLTGSGELLLNAAGDTWFTNRKYPQREVDLRGSGKNYTIRRSSDHELIGEIDEHRCFKECHPGAVYLHMGVTWLVERLDLDARLILVRQARLNYFTRAMSTKETEILDVHENVQLGNIRASLGFLRVTDQVTGFQRKLLRGQKTIGTEYLDLPPQVFETEGLWFEVPLSLQHKLEKREMHFMGGIHAVEHAAIGVFPLLVLCDRNDVGGISYPFHPQLQVSAIFIYDGYAGGVGLARQVFQRIRELLQVSRKTIIDCSCQAGCPSCVHSPKCGSGNRPIDKAAALAVLDGLLEESVVAGHAAAFVDQKEKNRKMVVPASTGIRRELPRRYGVFDVETKRSADEVGGWHRAEKMGVSVAVVYDGEKGDFFVYREEQMAELIAHLRGLDLVVGFNNKRFDYRVLSAYTDFDLARLPSLDILEEVKNRLGYRLSLERLAEKTLGIKKSGSGLLALQWYKEGRFDKIIDYCRKDVEITRDLLLFGVCSGYLLFQNKAGHTVRCPVEFGCAVANG
- a CDS encoding peptide-binding protein, with the translated sequence MKKTKKTIFRHLATCLGISLFSFFLAAPVSAAEYVSVNKDGANIRSGPGTNEEVYWEVFKDFPLKVLQRKDKWAKIEDFEGDSGWIFDSLLSDKKTVIIKVKKANIRVGPGENYEVVASALYGVVFAPTKTEGEWLQVSHTDGTTGWIHKSLVWP